The sequence TAAAAATGCTCATGTTGATCAATGGGTGTATTTATTTGacaaggaatataatgagtatcttcaATATCGAGCAATTAAGCAATATATCTCTGCCAATAGCCTCAACTGCACAATCTCCTACAtttggatcatgggttgtggactcatgcgcttctgatcatatttctaGTAACAAATCACTTTTGTCTGATATTGTTTACTGACGAGCTCTTCCTGCTATTACTTTAGCCAATGGGATCCGAACAATACCGAAAGGAGTTGGAGAAACCAAACCCTCATCGTCTATCACTTAAGACTCTATTCTTTACGTCTCTGGTTGTCATTTTAATCTTACATTTGTTAGTCATTTGACATGTGTCCTTCATTGTATTACGACCTTgagagaggctagctttggatggtttcaggaatgataggggtaggccgaagaaatactggacaAAGGTGATCAGACGTGATATAGAGTAGTTACAGGTTACCGaagacatgaccctggatagaaaGGTATGGAAGACGCGAATTAAGTTAGAAGGCTAGTGCATGTTGGGGAGTCGTAGCCAGTAGTTAAGAGAGCCTTGGGGTAGCCGGGCTGGTAGTCTTAGGGCTATTGTTCAAAGGTTGGAGCTGTTAGTGTAGGATATTACTTTGTGGGTCTCTTATTTCTGCTATTTCCTCTTGTTTCATGCGTTATAACGACTttgattattattctttttcttgagccgagggtctaccGGAAACAGcctctacttctccggaggtagtggtatggactgcgtacatttcaccctccccagaccctaggAATACACTAGATTTGTTGTTTGCTTGTTTATTTTATAATGCAGGACCGCAGTATGGGACAAACGATTGGCACAagacatgaatcacaaggcccttaccatcttacctcttcaaattTCTTCACAACATGCTATGTTACTGACACTCCAACCTTATTCACAAGCGTTTGGGCCATCCAAGCTACAGAAGATAGTGCCAAGgttatccacattagattgtgagttGTGTCGACTTGGGGAACACACTCGTGCTACATTTTCACGTCATATTGAGAGTCGTTcagtctattttctcattagttcatttTAATATTTGTGGTCCTAGTAGAGTCGGTTCACCCTTAGGATTTCGTTActttgttagtttcattgatgatttttcaagatgcaCTAGcgttttcttaatgaaagatcatTCTGAGTTATTTTTTATACTCGAAAGTTTTTGTGCTAAAATTCAAAATccatttggtgtttctattcgtaCTTTTCGTAGTGATAATGTCTTAGAATAGTTATCCTCCCAAGTTTTGAAACATTTAGGCTATTGAACTTGTTAAGTGTGATATATGACTCTtagtctagaaccttggttagttggacttgttatctcatgaatagcatgagaataaTACGTGAAAATGGAGCACGGGTGTGTTTCCCAAGATGACAagactcacaatctaatgtggataaaccaaacaaactaggcaccatcttttgtagcttggatagactcGGATGTCCCAAACGTTTGTGAATACGGTCTGGAGGGTCTGTAACGGAGCATGCTGTGGAGAAATTTAAAGAAgtaagatggtaaaggccttTTGATTCATGTCATGTGCCAATTGTCTGTCCCGTACCGCGATCAtgcattagaaaagaatcatAAAAAAAGTGATGGTACAATGAAGGGCACGTGTCAAATGACTAACAGACGCAAGATTAAGAGGACAACTAGGGACGTAAGGAATAGAGTCGAGTGACAGAAGATAgggtttggcttgtccaactcATTTTAGTTTTGTTCGGATCTCATTGGCTAAAGTAATAACAAGAAGAGATTGAGAATAAACAACATCAAACAGAAGTGATTTGTCACCAGAAATAGAAATCAGAAGCACCTGAGTTCACAACCCATGATCAACGGGAGGAGAATGTGCAATTAGGCTATTGGTAGAGATATATGCTTACTTGCTGGATACTGAAGATACTCATCATATTCTATTGTCAGACAAATACATCCATTGATCACCTATGGTGTTAGATTAAGCAACATGAGCATTTTTAGGTGGTCGATCATGCAAAGAATAGCATATTGcacgagtatgtccaagcctattacaaTAAATACACTTGGATTGAGAATAGCATACATCACTAGCATTTTCAAACGTAAAAATAATGATATGAGAAAACACATATGAATagaaaactaaaatccaaaattaCAAGATATCAGGCAAAGTAACCTAAGTTTTACACACTGTAACACTACAGTTGCTTGTACTTTCGGTGTATACCTATTGAGAAGCAcacaataatctcaaagtactcttAAAACTTGTGCCTAGTTGAGGtatgataatgaaaatatggAGTATAAGTTGAAAATACAATTAAACAAGTGGAAAGTAAAATGTATATTTGGGCCACAATCGTAAGAAAACACTAATTAGAACTTTAAAATAAGGAATAAGTCCAAATTTGGCTTTGAACCTTGCACAATAGTCCAAATTAATCTTCCGGGGTCAAATCTATCTTCGTCATTACAAAAGTAGACTAGATTTGCCCTTATTAACTAAGGGCGGAAGATTTTCAATACGCACAACATAACCATTTTCACAAAAGAAAGGAACAAATTTCCGTTTGAACAATGCGAAATGGTTCATATTTGCCCAACATTTTTCCCATCTTTTATCCCTCTAAATCGATCAtcaccataacaattttttttctccaCTCTCAAAACCACTACTTGAAAGCCACCATTACTTCACCACCACTTCTCACTCCCACAACAGTCGCAAAAAGATCATAAAACCATTTTACATAAAAACCACCCCGTTCAGGCAATCATTTGCACAACTTCAACTTTACCACTTCCCCAACACCATTGTACCTCCTCTTTAAGGCCACAGGCCTTCAACCACTATAAACCCACATTGACTGCATCAGtactattagaaataataaagGAGCCTAATTCAATGGAGCTCTGGCATCGCTATTGGTGGTTTGAGAAAGATTGGTGATAGAGTTACATCGATGGAGTTCCGATGGTAGTGCAACCACAAATATCCTTGGAccattttgtaaaatttttgggCAAATGTGACCCTTTCCCAAAGGTCAAACAGAAGCGCCATAAATATCCTTGGGTTTGTTTTGTTGGGAACAAATTATACCAGAATAATTAATCCTGGTATTAGCTatccgggattagttatcccaccatatatatatatggcataacttatcccatcactatggtataaatggtgggataaataatcttGAGACTAATTAATACCTCCAATCAAACATAGGATAAAATAGTTCTGCAGTTTATCTCGAGACTATTATACCTTAtgcctcacaccaaacgaccccttaaagtgaaaaaaaatcccTCGTGCTCTTACTAAAACATCTGTTTTCCATATTTTCTAAGCTTTtctattttcttctcatttcctaGCAATTTCCATTTACTTCTTCAGTGAAGCAGAGAGGACTAGAAAAAGCAAATCAAGAAAGGCCAGAATGAGAAGTAGAGAAGTGGACTATGGCTCCTCAGTGAATGTCTTCGAGCAAAGACGATGATGAGAAGATGCCGAAATTCAATAATAACATCCAGTCGATCATATATTATAGTTTAAAGTTACGGCACCAAAActaacaaacatatccaaaacATCCAAAAGACGAAATCCAGAAAACTTACGACATGTAATCGGCAATGAAAAATATTGGTACCCTTCCCAATCCAGCACCTCTCCATTTTCTTCTAGGTAAGGCAACTATTTTGCCAGCTTCCGAGCCTGTTGCGGTCAAAACAAACTACGGGACATAACAGTTAACATGAGATAAGAAACATCCCTTAAGTATTACATCCTTCTATTAGATACATTCATATACAGACAGAAAGAGAATTCAAGCATAGTTAAAGCCCTACAGGGGACAAGCATAACCATCATAGCTGATACTAATTTAAATTGTATGCATCAAAGAAACACGAAACCATGAGCAGAGAATTTTATAATTCAACAATATTTGAAGCCCTACAGGGGACAAGCATAACCATAATCGCTGATACCAACTTAATTTTATGCATCAAAGAAACATCAAACCATGAGCAGAGAATTTTATAATTCAAGCTTAGTTAAAGCCCTACAGGGGACAAGCACAACCATCATAGCTGTTACTAACTTAAATTGTATGCATCAACGAAACATGAAACTATGAGCAGAGAATTTTATCAAGCATGTACATATGCAAGATAATTTGTCGCAAGTTAAAGGTCAAGACATGAATTATACCCCGCCGAGTGCTAAACATATTTTGGAGCAAGTCTTACTGTATCACAATTGGAAAGAGGAAGAACGAATTGTTGGGAAAGCAGATGCAACAAAGCTTCGACCATTTATCCAAAACTAGCTTGTTGGGATACAACAGGTTAaataatgagcatgatattaatGCACTATGAGACaagaaaaatcctaaaaaaaggtgaaaagcaAATATTTACATCACCATTAATAATGTTGATAAATGCTTTTAAGAAATTGAAAAGCTATGTTCCTTAGCAAAATTTATTGGGTAACTAATTAAGGTATCCCTTCTTCCTATGCAGTACATCACATGCAGCTCAAAAGAATCAAGCCCACAAATGATCTGTGACATCGAAGTTCATGAAGTGCAACCTTGGAAATGAGCTGCTACTTCAACCTATTCGTGAAAtccaaatttaataatttaattaccAGTTACGTTTGCATGGATTAAAAAACATGGATATCTAAGTATTCTATCAGTCCTGATAAGAGATCATTAATCTCCTGCCAGGGTAGGCGTTATTTGAAGTGATTCAAGAAATCTATTGACAGTTGCCATTCGATCACGTCATAAGAAGTTTTTTAGATAACCAAGAAATCCCCAAAGGCCAGTTCAAAACTTGGTGTTAACAGGCCTGCCCCTCCATCTTTCTCCATTTAAGAAATTATAAGAAATTGTTGAGTCCAAAACCTAATCTAAGAAATTATTCCAAAACTAAGACTTGTTATAGGATATTCACTTTTCTGCCTGTTTCACAATTGAAACTACCTTCAGACAGCTAACCAAAAGCTATGGTCCCAAGTGCTGTAAGAAGCAATTTTGGATGCACTTTTTTCCTATGTGCTGGGGGTGTTCTATGTTCTTCAAAATTTCCATTTATAATTCCTTCCTAGTCAAAGGCAACACACACAAGGATTTTGACCTCATAACCTCCTATGATGACGTGATACAATAAATTCAGGCAAAAACGTAGAAAGCTGTGAGCAGACACAAACAGTAAAAATAACAAGCAACAACTTACAGTTTTAATGATCATCACGCAAACCGTGTGATAAACAAAGAGCTAGACAGGTAATCACAGAAATTGGAACTTGTATTTACCAGTGGAAACAATATAGCCATAACCCCACAGCTCACTAGTGGAGAGAAGAAAAATATTGCCAGGACGCAGGGATTTCCTGGAAAGTTAAAAGACAGATTAACTTTTGCAAGAAAGATGATCTATGTAACTTTAAAGAAAATGCTCAAAATGTTAAACACTTCTttgttgaaatgaaaaaaatgtcTCAGAAGATccagaaaaaaaatagagaaactcCAAATAACAATGTGGCAGCAGGACCATTCAAATTGTCGATTCGACTGAGGAGAACTTCTGTTTTGAAATGTTTACTAGTGATATAAATAGAAGCAGACAGTTACCAGCATGTCGTTCAAGGACACATGAGGTCAATTTTGCATTAATGGACTTACAAGCAATTTGGTCCCAGATATCAATCTGAGGAAAATAGTGTCAAAATTGGTGAATAACTAATAGTGCTCATGAGGTTTTTAAGACAACTACATCATATCATTggacataactgataaaacaagCCATTGCAAAGAATGGAAATCGATATGAAGGAATATAGTACCAAAACCAGCAAAAAATGCCCAATTTGATTCAAATAAGTCAAGCCTCTTGTCTAAGCTTAGTCCAGACAGATTCCACTTATACCTGGAAAGTTATGCAATTTTAAATGAACATCCATATCAATACGAACTAGCAATATCGAGCTAAAAAGAAGCACTTACTCAAAACAATAGTATGCATACAACCACGACAGAAGCATAAAATTTAGAGCTTTCCCGATATAGGGGATAAATCCAGTAACATAAACCTGCACAATATTGAGAACCAATGGTATGTAAAGAAGTAGTTAACCTCcttggaaaagaaaataaaaagatcaCCTGCACAAAGAAGAAAGTCAGCAAGAGGACCGAATAAAGTTGCTCTGCTATACTGATCATGGCCCTGCATGAAATAACCACAACCGATGAGTAGCAGGCACATAGCTCTGCATGGAACATATAGTCTAAAGTGAGAAAATATTGCTGCAGTGTACTTAATTAACCAAAGAAAAGCAGAGTAAGACCCTTCAAGATCAGCTGATTTTTCCCTATGAACTGTGTTTTGCGAAGTTTGGGACTCCTTTTGATCAGCTAACTTTGTATCAGTAGCCCCATAATTCTCCGAAGCAAAAAACCCATGTTTAGCAATGTCATTGTACCTGAGTTACAACACCGGAGGATTAATTCGTTTCAAACATAGAAGATCTAAAAAGTATCCTACATTAGAATCTAAAAAAAGGATATTCTACATATTGATGTCTTATCCTTTACAAGCTACAGCGCAAAGGGTTTCCATTTGTGTAACAGATGTAGTCTTTgaaaagagaaggaagaggaTAACAACCATGTCTTTCTCCATTGCAAGTTCACATTTCAGCAATGGGATTTGTCAACATCACGGGACTAAAGTAGTGCACTCTTGGCTCAATTAATCCACTCTATGGCTCCTTCAAAGAGGGCACAGAAATAATATACAGAAGACCCCACACGCCGTCTGGAACAGAATTCCAGCTGTGATTTGGTTGGTCGTTTGGAAGCAAAAGCACAACGATCAGAAACACagaagactctacttaacatcaAGAATAGTTGTATATCTTTGCTTAGACTTTTGGTGCAACATGACTCCCAAAGATGTAAATGATGGTTCTGCCCTTGTTAACTCATTAAGCTCATTACATAGCTTGTAATGACTACTTTTTTGGTTGTAACATGTGCCAGCATTCCCTTTATTCTGGTTTATGAATAGATGTCACACTGAACACATCAGAAAAAGTAATCAGACTTGGTTTATAGCTGTGTTAGGTCttcaactcaaaatctcaaaGAAAATAAAGCTGGGTATGGCTAGGGGTAAATTTTgaggggaagaagaagaagagcaaagcaAAGCTGGTCAGTGGTGGGAGGTAAAGTCAAGAAGAAACAAAAGGGAATAGCGTTTCCATTACAagtaaaaattttctaaaatttggtGTTCATAAACAACCATCTTGAATAACAATTTCCATTTTTCAATGTTCTCAAAGTCTCAGATACCCAAGTGAACAATTTGTATGTATGTTATCTATCCATTTTTAATTGTTAGAAATACAATAGAAGAATATTATTAAATTGTTGTTCTACACTATTACACGAAGACCCTAATTATAGACACTatgctataaacattttccaacTAGGACACTGCATTGCAATCCTTTTCTCAAGTAGGATTCTATAAGTTATTCATGTTCCCATCTGACCAATTTCTCCATATTTTAGTCTTCTCAACAattgtttgatccaaactagctcacaagttgCTACAGTCATTGCTCGATATTTTGCTTCTGCACTAGATAgagcaaccacactctgtttTTACTCTTTTAGGACACCAAATTACcacctactaaaacacaatatccgaATGTAGAACGTTTATCACAAGATGCTCCCGCTCGATCAACATCTGTGTATCCAACGATCTGCTCATGACCCCGATCCTCGAAGATTACTACTTTACCTAGAGCTGACTCTATATATCATAGAATGTGAACAATTGCATCCCAATGACTATTATAGTGAGAATACATAAACACACTTACAACACTCACAGGATAGGAAATATCAAGCATGgtcactgtgagataattcaacttaccAACTGATGAGGAACATTAAAATTCTAAACCTAGTCCAGAACCTTCatgaatcaaaaatcaattttgcAACTTATAGAAAGAGAAAGTCAATTTGAATTTTGCTACTAGTTGTCAAGTTTATCTTTTACATAATTCTAGAATACTTAGCTATTAAGAAACTGAGTTGTCAACTATGAGTTGTCAATGAGTTGTGAGTTGTCAATGGGTTGTGTATGAGTTGTCAATGAGTTGTACAAAGGCTTTTAAAGCCTATAAATAGAGGCAATGACCTCTAGCTATGTAGTTATTAGTTCAACTCTTTTTATTAATGAAACTTCATGTTTTCTTTTAAGATCTTGGATTAGATCTTGTATTTTAAGGGCTTTGGATCTTGCTATCCGTGGATTCGGATTGTCTTTAAAGCGTTAACTTACAACACGTTGAACTTGTTCCTCCAACAAATtgtgtggtttgctttatttagCGCATTAGAGAGTTCCTCTAAACATTGTGCTACATCAGTTTGGTATTAGAGCAATTTGGATAATCTAGAAGAAAGATTGGATCAACAAATCGCTACTCTTCGTGAAGAACTCACTAGGAAGTTTGAAGAACTTGTTGTATTAGTGAGAAACAATCAAGAAGGTGTCGCTAGAAATTGGAGACAACATCGAGCTCAATATGTGGAAGAGGAAGATGATGTGGAGGAACATGATCTTTATGCACAACCAAGAAGAGGTCATGCAAATGGTGGAGATATGTACAAGATTAAGGTTGAAATCCCAACTTTCAatggtaatgtaaacattgaaGGGTTTCTTGATTGGATCTATGAGGTGGAGCCATTCTTTGAGATTATGAACATCCCTCCAGATCGTCAAGTACCATTGGTTGCATATAAATTGAAAGGAGGTGCTGGAGCTTGGTGGAATCGTCATCAAGAAGAGCTTCGTTTGAGAGGTAAAAATCGTGAAAGATATTGGCCACAAATGAAAGCACTTCTAAAGGCTAGGTTCTTGCCTGCGGATTATGAACAACTCTTGTACTTACAATTCCATAACTGTGTTCAAGGTAATAAATTTGTTTCTGATTATACATAAGAGTTCTTAACATTACAAGTAAGGTGCAATCTTTTTGAAAATGAAGACCAACAAGTCACAAGGTATATCAATGGTCTCAATGATTCTATCCAAGAACGTCTTGGCATACAACAAATTTGGTCAATAGATGAAGTTCAAACTCTTGCCTTGAAAGCTGAGAGATATATAAAGACCAAGAAGTCTTATAAAGCCGCATCTTATTCTCGCCCAGAAAGTATATCAAAAAGTTCTCCACGCCAACAAGAGGGGAAGTTTATTC comes from Capsicum annuum cultivar UCD-10X-F1 chromosome 2, UCD10Xv1.1, whole genome shotgun sequence and encodes:
- the LOC107857609 gene encoding protein EI24 homolog, giving the protein MISIAEQLYSVLLLTFFFVQVYVTGFIPYIGKALNFMLLSWLYAYYCFEYKWNLSGLSLDKRLDLFESNWAFFAGFGNPCVLAIFFFSPLVSCGVMAILFPLFVLTATGSEAGKIVALPRRKWRGAGLGRVPIFFIADYMSMRVLKLFSLKSREQMKEKAL